CTGGTTTCCAGTTATTTCATGATTTTTCGCTTTCAGACAAGGAAAATCATTCTAAGGAGGTCGTTTACACTTTTTTTCTGGTGGTTTGTTCTGTGCGTTGTTGCCTTCTTTCTGGTTCCTTCAGCCGGTAAGGAAATACTGGTTTTACCAGCGGTGCCGGTATCATATCTATTTTTGGAGTTTTTCCTCAATACTAAAAACAAAAAGTGGGGAGAATTTCTGTTATGGCTGATGGTAATCTCTCTGATTTTCTATCTGAGATTTCAGGTAATATAGAGAGTCTCAGTCTTATTTTGTTTCCACATAAGAAAGTATGGCTGCAACCTCCCCGGGGGTGCCATCGGGAAATTCAATAAAGAGGTGATAGACTCCGGTTTTTGTACAGGCAAAATCGAACCCGGGATAATCTTTTCCGGTGGCAGGGTTAAAGGTTGTACCCATCAGGCGGCTTTCGTCATACAGTTTAAGAACGACCTTTCCCGCAAATGAAGGGCTTTTACAGACGGTAAAGCGGTAGCGGACATTTTTCTTGAGGAGCATGGTAAACTTGGTCGGAATGAGTTTTCCGTCGGCTGTATACTGAGGATTGCCGGCTTTGAAATCCTGAAGGTATACGGCATCCTTTCCGGCATTCATGGCACAATCCTGAATTTCCTTGCTCAGGTCCTGTCCTGAAATTTGAGCAGGAAGAAAAGCAGGTATCAGGAAGACCAGTAAGCGGGCTATTTTGAGTAATTGCTTCATATTTCCAGGTAGTTGTCAGAGAGTAAGAAGATTATTACGCAGTTTTTTTGTTTCTTCCAGAATTTTTGGAAGAACATCCGGTTTTATTTCAATGTGGCTTTTTTCATTTTGTTTAATTACCAGCATCCCATTTTCTTCAACCATTTCCGGCTCGCCCAGTTCATAGGTAATTGTAACCTGATCAAAGAGTTTTTTAATGGGATCCATCAAATCAATAAGGGAGTTGAAATAGGGGTCTCTTTTATAATTTTTCAGAACAAGAAGCAGATCAGCGAGTACGATTTTCTGCTCCCCGATTCGTTCAGCAAGTTCAGGATGAGGTTTTTGTTCGTACATGGTAGTAGCCAGAAAAAGCCCTTCAATCCATGTGCCCGTAATGATCAGTGCGCTGAGGTTGCCTCTTTTGTTGGTTCTCAGATAATCGTCCATCTGATTAAATGAATGAACCGACAAGAAAATCAGGGAATCCAGATTTTTATCATTTGTGGCGAGGCGTTTCAGGGTGGCGAAATCAAAAAACTGACCTATACGAAGGTTTTCTGAAAGATTTCTGATGGCGGCAAGGTAATCCACCACAGAAGTCCGTTTATTGTAAATGTTCAGGTATCCCAGATCTGCGCCAAAGATTCCGAGATGGAGAGCCTGCTGGTTTTCGGTGGTAATTCTGGAGAGATCGTTTGGATTGGCAAGAGCTCCTTGTGAAAATGGAGCACCGACTTTTTTCAGAAGGGAGGCAATTTCAACAGGGGAAGAAAGATTGTCGATGATTTCAGTCATGGCCTGCTGGGAAATAGCCATACTTTCTGACAACAATGAATCAGAGATTTCGCCAAAATCGGTTCTGGAACTTTTTCTTCCGCAACCTGCCAAAACAAAAGCAATGATAAGGGCAATCGCTAGTTTGTGCATCTTCGGTTTACATTAGTTGATCATCCCAAATTTATGAAATAAAACCAATCTATGCATCAGAAAATTTCATAACCATACGGATATCAGGTTACAAAAGGCCGAAAGTTATGGAAATGGGGCAAAATCCCGTTTTTCGGCATTCCCGCTGATACAATGCGGCTCCTTTGTAAAAAACATCAGGAAATACTTTAACGATGATCTCCGGGTTGTTGACGCTTTTTTTCCGGTTTATGACAGGGCTGTGAATCGTCCTACTGCATGAAGATTCATTGGAAGGATGGCAGGTTTTTTCTTTTTCTCCGGAAAGAGGATATCAGATTCAGTAGTTTCAGCAGAAGGTTAAAGTAGAGAATGACATATAACACCAGTGTATAAACAACGACAAAAATGATATTGAACCAATAGGTGTCAACCAGCAGGCCGGCAAAATGTTTCCTCGGAGCGAAAAAATGCGAGCGGAAATCCAACGGGCCGGAAGGTTCAGGGTCGCGGTAAACCGGATCATTTTGCTGGTACAAATGGTGCCGGTATTCCAGGATTTTTTTCTTTTCGAATATTTTTCTCACCTGATCGGAGACACTTTCGTTGAAATAGGAGTCGTACAGATGATAATACATTTCCCTGTTCCGGGCAAGCATGAGGCTGATCAGGTTTTCCTTCATGCCATTGTATTGCAGAAAAATCTTGTTGTAAAAAGAGTCCAGAGAATCGAGGTATTGCCTTGCGGCTGGCAGCATGTTATCATTAAATTCATCAGAGGAAGGTAAAGCAGGAGCAGGAAATTTAACATCGGAGGTCAGCTGAATTTGTTTCCGGATCTCATTTGAAAGCAGCAGCATATCAGAGAAGAATGCGGAAGAATCCTTTCCGGCGTTCTGTTTGCCCTCGATCCGGTCGAGTCTTTTTCTGAGTTCAGGGATATAATATCCCTGCATAAAATCGGCACGGCTGATTTGCTTTTCGAATGCATAAAAGTACTGCTGATAGCGGTTATCTTTAAACTGGTGAACCATCAGGGCTTCGTATGACCATTTGGTTGGCATGAATTCGGCCAGCAGGGGTGTTTTGTCAACCCGGGAAATCAGACGGTTCAGTTTGTCAAAGGGGAACATTGCACCGCTGAGCACCATCATAGGAATAATGAGGAGGGGAATAATGATGTAGATGGTTACCACTGAGTTGAACGAGGAAGACACAATCAGTCCCATCAGGTTGGCGCAGGCGGCGGTAACAAAGAAAGCCAGCCAGTAATGGAAGGTCATTTCTTTGATGGAAAGGATATTGTTCCCGATAAGGATAAACACAAGAGCCTGCAATCCGGAAATCACCAGAAGGAGAAAAACCTTCGACAGCAGGTAGCTTGAGCGGCTGAGATGTAAAAACTGTTCCCGTTTGAGGATTTTCCGGTCGTGGAAGATCTCTTCGGCACTGAGGGTAAGCCCGAGAAAGACAGCAACAATCAGGATCATGAAAATATAAATGGGTATATTTTCATTCTCGCGGTATATATAGGTACTGGAATCGGGATTGGCAATATACCGGATCAGGAAGGACAGCAGAAGAGCAAGGGCAGGGGTTTCAATAAGATTGAGAGCTATATATTGTGTATTGTGGAGTTTGGCGATGACATCCCTTTTCAGGTAAATGACGAGTTGTCTGAACCAGGAAGGAACGGCAAGAATACGGGGCGGGGGTTCGGATACGGGAGGAAAGGATTCCGGAGTAATATTTTCCAGGTACAACTGATGCCATTGTTCCGGTGATACCTTTCTCCTGCCGGTATATTGTCCGTATTCGTTAACGACTTCAGCTTCGATGATGGAGAAAACCTGTTCTGGATTTACATTTCCGCACAGGGGGCATTCCCCCACTTCGCTGTTGATTTGTTTGTCCATCCGTTTGAAGTACATCACAGATTCTACCGGATTTCCGTAATATACAGGGTATCCGCCGGTATCAAGAATCAGGATTTTATCAAACATTTTAAAGATTTCGGAGGAAGGCTGGTGGATGACCACAAAAACGAGCTTTCCTTTCTGCGATAATTCCCTGAGGAGGTCCATTACGTTTTCCGAGTCGCGTGACGACAAGCCGGAAGTAGGTTCATCCACAAAGAGTACCGAGGGTTCGCGTATAAGTTCCAGGGCAATATTGAGCCGTTTTCGCTGTCCTCCGGAAATTTCCCTGTTCAGAACAGATCCAACTTTCAGGTGGCTGTATTCGAGGAGGCCAAGGCTTTTCAGCACCTGGTTGGAGAGAGCCGTAATTTCATCCTTTGATTTGTCTCTGAAACACTGGCAGGCAGCAAACCAGAGGTTCTGGAATACCGTGAGTTCTTCAATAAGAAGGTCATCCTGAGGGATCACTCCAATAACCCCTTCGAGGTCTTTTTTTCTTTTGTGAAGGTCGATGCCGTTGATATAAATTTCTCCCTGAAACGGTTTTTCAATTCCTGCGAGAACATTCAGGAGGGTTGTTTTTCCGGCACCACTGGCTCCCATAATTCCGATCAGGCGTCCCTGCGGCTCTGCAAAGGTGATGTTTCGCAATCCGAATTCTCCGTTCGGGAAGCGATAAGAAATGTTTCGTGCTTCAAAGAGAATCTGCTGACCGGGCATCAGCGGCTGGAACCTTGAAGAAACATCGCTGTAATATACAGGTTTGCTTTTCGGAAAACGGAGGGCACTGCCGCTGGCAAAAAGGTAGATTCTGTCGGGGAAAACCTGCATGCCGTTCAGGGTTACCAGATCGTTCCCCGAGTATTTCAGGAAGTACAGGTCGACGGAAGGAATTCTCAGGATAAACACCTCTCCGGAAAGAGATTCGCAGCTGATATGGATAATTTTATCCAATCCGGGTGAAGAAGAGCTAATGATCACCAGGTTGGGATCGGGATGCAGCGTTGGGGAAGGCAGTGCGGCAAAACGGCGGATGCTTTCAAATTCACCGGCTGAAATATTGAAGACTTCGGCAACGGTGTTGATAATAGCCATCCGCTGTGCGCTGTACCTTTTGTTGATATTGATCAGTTCAAACAGGCGGAATAATACGATAACTTTTTGCTCGCGGGTGAGGGTTTTATTGATTTTCCGGCAGATACTAAGAATTTTCACAGAATCCCTGACGGAAGTAAGCCGGTATTGTTTTGCTGAGGCATCTTTATTATCGGAATCATGTAAGGAAATTTCGGCAATTTTTTCAAAGAGCTGATAATATTCATTCACTTTATCCTGGCTGAGCTGACGGCTAAGGAATTCCCTGATATACTTCAGCTCATCGGACGCAATTCCTTCATCCTGTTTGGCAATAATGCCAAAGAGCTGCATCAGGGCTTTCAGAATTTCTTCGCTCATGGGTGAAGGATTGGTTTACTCAATAAGGCAGGTGGTCAAAAGGGATATCGACGATTTCTGAATATTCGATGCCGGCGTCGGCCATATCTTCATCGTTTTTGGGATAATGCCACCGGATGCGCACATTTCTGCCCTCGGCGGAGAGTTTTTCAAGGCGCAGAAGGATATCGAGGATGATTTTGGAAGAAGCCGTATTGAAGTACGACATCTGGAAATCGACAATGGTATTTTCTGCCGGTGCGGCAAGATATTCGTCAAGCCATTGCAATACCGGACTATAAAAGTTGGACACATCTTCTGGCAAAGATCTGCCTGAAAATCTGAAATTTCCTGTATCGGGGTTCAGAACGATTTCAGGAGTATCTTCTGTTGCTGGTATGTGTATCTTGTTCATATTTGCTGGTATTATAATTTTCTTGGAATGAAGGCTGTAAAAAGAAAGAAGTACATATTTTCTTCGACAGGTATGAAGCTATAATCGAACTTTTTGCCTGTTTTGCGCCGGATATCAATAAATCCGAGGCCAGCTCCGCCTTTTTGTGAAACATGGCCCAGGATTATCTGACTTTTATAAAGGTTGTCAAGTTCACTGCGGGTAAGATGGTTAATCTGGTCCAGAATGGCTGAGATTTCCTCCTTTTTGGCTGATGAGACCAGGTTTCCTGTAGTGACGGAGTATTCACCCGGGCTTCGGGCGATGACAAAAATTCCCCTGCTGGTTTTTTGCAAGGAAGGTTCAGTCTCATCGGAGTGTTTGCTGAGGTTCTGAAGGGTTTCAATCAGCACGTGGAATACTCTTTGCTGAACGGTTTGAGGGTCATCGGGTTTTGTAATGCTGGTTTCGGTGAGTTCGGCGAATGTTTTGATCAGTTTATGTGTTATTTCTCCTTCATAGACCAATGAAATCTCAAATGCTTTCATTGACCTGTAAACGGAGTAAACAAAATCCTGAAAACCGGTAATATCTTGCTGAACCATCGGGGTGGTTGTTAAAATTCAATACCAATCATCAATACGTCGTCGAGTTGTTTTTCATTTCCTGTCCATTCCCTGAAATCGCGGGCAAAAAGGTCGCTGTATTCCGGCATGGTATATCCGCGGTACTGGAGAATGAGTTCCCTTACGCGGTTGTTACCGTACTTTGATTTATCGGGGCCTCCGAGCTGATCGGTAAGACCGTCGGTAAAGAAGAAGATACGGTCACCTTTAAGGGCTTTAAAGGAGTGGTTGGTAAAGGGTTTTTCTGTCTTTTTACCGACGGGGATTCCTCCTATAGCTTTCAGATCGCCTTTAAACTGAGTTATTTCGCCGCTACGCAGGAGGTAAAGGGGGCGATGGGCTCCGGCAAAATGAACTTCCTGGGTATTCAGGTCAATACGTACCAGCGCCACGTCCATTCCATCCCTGGCATCGGTATCATTGGAGTGCTGGCGAAGGGTGTTTCTGACTCCTTCGTGCAGGAGATCAAGCAAATGGGCGGCTGAAATTTCTTTTTCGCGTGTGGCAATATTGTTTAAGAGGAAGTAAGCAATAAAGGAAAGCATGGCACCGGGCACTCCATGGCCTGTACAATCAATTGCCGCCAGGTACAGGATGTCTCCCTGCCGGAAAAGCCATGGGAAATCGCCGCTTACCACATCCCTGGCCTGGTAGAGCAAGAAGGATTTCGGCAGGTGCTGCCGCAGGGTCTTATTGTCGGGAATGATGGATTGCTGAATACGACGGGCATAGTTGATGCTATCCTGAATCTTCCGGTTTTTTTCTTCGATTTCCCGGTGGGTATTTTTCGCTTCGGTTACATCGTGACCGACAAAGAGTACAGACTCAAGTTCATTATCGGCAATTTCGGGAATGGCATCAAAACTAAGGTATATATGCGTTTTTCCATCGGGGGTTTCATTTGTCAGGGCCACTTCGCGGGTAACTTTAGCGGGAGATTCTTTCATTTCGTTGATGGCAGAGCGGAAAAAGCCAAGCAGTACCTCATTAAGACCGATATCTTCGATAGTTCTTCCGGTCACCTCTCTGGGAGCAAGGCCTGTATATTTTTCAATCATGGGATTGACGTAAAAGAATTGCCCTGCGGGGCTAAGTCGTAGAATCAGGTCGGGTGAGTTTTCCGACAGGGACTGCATTTTGCTTTTCAGGCGTTCTTCCTTTTCTGCTTTTTTACGGGCGGTGATGTCGCGGGTATTCATAAGAATTCCCTGGATAGCAGGGTCATCCAGGAGGTTGCGTCCGGTGGTTTCGAGGAAAATTCTTTCCCCGTCCTTTTTCATGTAGGTGTACTGGAGAGTCTGCGGCTGGGAGGGATTTTTGATGAGTTCGCTGAACATGGCGCGCAGTTCGGCTTCTCCCCGACGGGTAATGCGCTGGAGGTCTTTCCCTTTCATCATTTCAGAGGGAGTATAACCCAGAATTCTTGTTACCGAAGGGCTGACGAATTTCAGCATCATGTTTTCGTCGTAGATAAAAATGATTTCGGAAGCATTTTCAAGGAGGGAATGGAGTCTTTTCTGGGCATTTTCCACTTCGCGGATTTGTGCTTCGAGCTTTTTGTTTGTAATCTGGAGTTGTTCCTGGGTAGCCTTCATCTCTTCTGCGCTCATACGTAGTTGTTCTTCACTCTCGCGGAGTTCTTCCGTGATTTTCTGTGCCTGGCGGAGCAGGTTTTCGGTTTGCTGGTTTACGCGGAGGTTAAATAACGTACGGGCAATGATTTCAGCCAGTTCGCGCATGAACCGTATGGTTAGCTCAGGAATATGGTCTTCGAGGGAGGCCACTTCAATGACCCCCTGCAGTTTTTCGTCGGTAATCAATGGCACAATCAGAAGGCTGCGGGGTTTCCTGTCGCCCAGAATACCGGAGGTAATGGTCATATAATCGTCTGGGATTTCGGTGCGGTAAATGAAATCCCTTTCGTAGGCACATTGTCCAATCAGACCCTGCCCAATCCGGAATTCCTTCTGGACATATTTTTTCCGGTTATAGGCATAGGTGGCAACGTTGACAAGAAGGTTTTTTTCCTCATCATAAAAGTAGAGGGCGCCCTGGATAGCGTTGATATATTTAATCAGGTTGGCGATAACTTCGTAAGACAGTTCGTCAATTTTGTTATGAATGCGGAGAATGTTTGATATGAGTTCCTTCCCTTCGGCAATCCAGTTTTGTTCCTGTTCCTTCCGGGAGTTGGCAAGAAGGTTATCGCGCATAACGAGAAGGGCTTTGCCCAGGATATCGTCTTCTCCGCTGAGGGTATATTGAAAATGGAAATTTCCGGATCCGATTTCTCTGGCAAATGTTGCATTGCGTGAATAGTTTTCTTCGAGCCTGCGCAGGTGTTCATTGAATGATTTCCGATCGGCATTTCGTCTGCGTGTTTCCCCATAGGTAATCAGAGCAAAGAGAAAAGGAAAAAGATCAACCAGAAAGTGGATAGGATTTCGAACATGGGCTGATGCAATGTTTCCGGCCGTGAGCATTTCGTTATGGATACCTGCATCGAGAATCCATGCCATAAATGGGAAAAGCAACCCAACGGCAAATGCTGCCATTACCCTTGCGGCAACATAGCTTGCGGAAAGTTTTTTATAGAAAGCTGAAATTTTCATAGCAATCAGGCTCTGTTGTTCGCATTAAAATGGCGGATCAGGATTTTTCCGACCAATTTACCAAGCTGTGTCAGCACCTGTAAGTCATTTTCGTTAAGAGGTTTGAACGTGGCAATTTCAAGAAATCCCAGGTTTTTATCTTCTTCGATTAAGGGAAGGATGAGAAGGTAGCCGGGGTCTGAACTACCAAGGCCGGAAATGACGGTAAGGTAATTTTTGGGCACATGGGTAATGTAGATCATGCGTTTGTCTTTTACGGCCTGTCCCGGTAAGGATTCCCCGAGGCGTACTTCCGGAGGCGGATCGGGAGAATACCAGGCATAGCGGGCTATAGGCTTGAATACATCGGAATCGGGTTCGGGGACATAAAAAAGTCCGGTTACAATATCGTATTTCCGGGCCAGGTGACTCAGAACCCCTTCGGCAAACAAGCTGAGCTTTTCAGGGATTGCGGCAGGAAGAAGATCTTCGGCCAGTGTCTGAACCGATTCGGATGAATCGGTGTATGCCTGGGTATTTTCGTTAGCAG
This is a stretch of genomic DNA from Bacteroidales bacterium. It encodes these proteins:
- a CDS encoding ATP-binding cassette domain-containing protein translates to MSEEILKALMQLFGIIAKQDEGIASDELKYIREFLSRQLSQDKVNEYYQLFEKIAEISLHDSDNKDASAKQYRLTSVRDSVKILSICRKINKTLTREQKVIVLFRLFELININKRYSAQRMAIINTVAEVFNISAGEFESIRRFAALPSPTLHPDPNLVIISSSSPGLDKIIHISCESLSGEVFILRIPSVDLYFLKYSGNDLVTLNGMQVFPDRIYLFASGSALRFPKSKPVYYSDVSSRFQPLMPGQQILFEARNISYRFPNGEFGLRNITFAEPQGRLIGIMGASGAGKTTLLNVLAGIEKPFQGEIYINGIDLHKRKKDLEGVIGVIPQDDLLIEELTVFQNLWFAACQCFRDKSKDEITALSNQVLKSLGLLEYSHLKVGSVLNREISGGQRKRLNIALELIREPSVLFVDEPTSGLSSRDSENVMDLLRELSQKGKLVFVVIHQPSSEIFKMFDKILILDTGGYPVYYGNPVESVMYFKRMDKQINSEVGECPLCGNVNPEQVFSIIEAEVVNEYGQYTGRRKVSPEQWHQLYLENITPESFPPVSEPPPRILAVPSWFRQLVIYLKRDVIAKLHNTQYIALNLIETPALALLLSFLIRYIANPDSSTYIYRENENIPIYIFMILIVAVFLGLTLSAEEIFHDRKILKREQFLHLSRSSYLLSKVFLLLVISGLQALVFILIGNNILSIKEMTFHYWLAFFVTAACANLMGLIVSSSFNSVVTIYIIIPLLIIPMMVLSGAMFPFDKLNRLISRVDKTPLLAEFMPTKWSYEALMVHQFKDNRYQQYFYAFEKQISRADFMQGYYIPELRKRLDRIEGKQNAGKDSSAFFSDMLLLSNEIRKQIQLTSDVKFPAPALPSSDEFNDNMLPAARQYLDSLDSFYNKIFLQYNGMKENLISLMLARNREMYYHLYDSYFNESVSDQVRKIFEKKKILEYRHHLYQQNDPVYRDPEPSGPLDFRSHFFAPRKHFAGLLVDTYWFNIIFVVVYTLVLYVILYFNLLLKLLNLISSFRRKRKNLPSFQ
- a CDS encoding DUF1987 domain-containing protein; this translates as MNKIHIPATEDTPEIVLNPDTGNFRFSGRSLPEDVSNFYSPVLQWLDEYLAAPAENTIVDFQMSYFNTASSKIILDILLRLEKLSAEGRNVRIRWHYPKNDEDMADAGIEYSEIVDIPFDHLPY
- a CDS encoding PAS domain S-box protein produces the protein MKISAFYKKLSASYVAARVMAAFAVGLLFPFMAWILDAGIHNEMLTAGNIASAHVRNPIHFLVDLFPFLFALITYGETRRRNADRKSFNEHLRRLEENYSRNATFAREIGSGNFHFQYTLSGEDDILGKALLVMRDNLLANSRKEQEQNWIAEGKELISNILRIHNKIDELSYEVIANLIKYINAIQGALYFYDEEKNLLVNVATYAYNRKKYVQKEFRIGQGLIGQCAYERDFIYRTEIPDDYMTITSGILGDRKPRSLLIVPLITDEKLQGVIEVASLEDHIPELTIRFMRELAEIIARTLFNLRVNQQTENLLRQAQKITEELRESEEQLRMSAEEMKATQEQLQITNKKLEAQIREVENAQKRLHSLLENASEIIFIYDENMMLKFVSPSVTRILGYTPSEMMKGKDLQRITRRGEAELRAMFSELIKNPSQPQTLQYTYMKKDGERIFLETTGRNLLDDPAIQGILMNTRDITARKKAEKEERLKSKMQSLSENSPDLILRLSPAGQFFYVNPMIEKYTGLAPREVTGRTIEDIGLNEVLLGFFRSAINEMKESPAKVTREVALTNETPDGKTHIYLSFDAIPEIADNELESVLFVGHDVTEAKNTHREIEEKNRKIQDSINYARRIQQSIIPDNKTLRQHLPKSFLLYQARDVVSGDFPWLFRQGDILYLAAIDCTGHGVPGAMLSFIAYFLLNNIATREKEISAAHLLDLLHEGVRNTLRQHSNDTDARDGMDVALVRIDLNTQEVHFAGAHRPLYLLRSGEITQFKGDLKAIGGIPVGKKTEKPFTNHSFKALKGDRIFFFTDGLTDQLGGPDKSKYGNNRVRELILQYRGYTMPEYSDLFARDFREWTGNEKQLDDVLMIGIEF
- a CDS encoding GAF domain-containing protein, which gives rise to MVPFLRNRLILFLLLILLLADFLVLFSLFRRMEVQPSQSETVTAFVACIFLAGIFSLFLFLSAWQKNIHPAETLYPEALTGVTGINGNVSAPANENTQAYTDSSESVQTLAEDLLPAAIPEKLSLFAEGVLSHLARKYDIVTGLFYVPEPDSDVFKPIARYAWYSPDPPPEVRLGESLPGQAVKDKRMIYITHVPKNYLTVISGLGSSDPGYLLILPLIEEDKNLGFLEIATFKPLNENDLQVLTQLGKLVGKILIRHFNANNRA